The Myxococcus virescens genome includes the window GTACCGGCTGGTGGGCAGCACGCGCGACGACGCGGCCGGCGAGGCGTATGACAAGACCGCTCGCATCCTCGGCCTGCCATATCCGGGTGGGCAGCCCATCGACCAGCTGGCGCAGCAGGGGAACCCGGAGGCCATCCGCTTCCCGCGCGCGCTGCCGGGCGACAACTTCGACGTGTCCTTCTCCGGGCTGAAGACGGCGGTGCTGCACCACGTGCAGAAGCACGGCGTGCCGCAGGGGCAGGCGCTGGCGGATTTGTGCGCGTCCTTCCAGGAGGCCGTGGCGGACGTGCTGTCGAAGAAGCTGGTGGCCGCCGCGCGCCGGTTGGGCCACAAGCAGCTGGTGCTGTGCGGCGGCGTCGCCGCGAACTCACGGCTGCGGGCACTGTGTCAGGCGCGGGCCGAGGAGCGGGGGTTGAACATGTTCCTGCCCCCGGTGCGGCTGTGCACGGACAATGGCGCCATGATTGCGGTGGCGGGGTATGAGGCGTACCGCCGCGGCCTGCGCGGAGATTTCCGCCTCGCCGCCGACCCGGCCTGGCGCATGTAGAGGGGAGCAGACGGGTGGAATCGCCTAGAGACATCCTCAAGCGGCATGGCCTGCGCGCCAAGTACAGCTGGGGGCAGAACTTCCTCGGAGACGAGGACGCGCTGGAGGCCATCGCCGACGCGCTGAACCTGCGCGCCGATGAGCCGGTGGTGGAGCTGGGCCCGGGCCTGGGCCACCTCACGCGCTTCCTGGCCGCCACCGGGGCTCGCGTCACCGCCGTGGAGCGGGACCGGGACATGGTGATGGTGCTGGAGAAGGAAGCCATCCCCGGCGTGCGTGTGGTGTCCGGCAACGCGGCCACGGTGGACTTCGCCCAGGTGGCTGGCGCGCCCGACGTCGCGGTGGCGGGAAACCTCCCGTACCACCTCACCAGCCCCATTCTCTTCCGAGTGTTGGAGCAGCGGGCCCATGTCTCGCGGGCGGTCTTCACGCTCCAGAAGGAAGTGGTGGAGCGGCTCGCCGCGGAGCCCGGCAACCGAGACTACGGCCTGCTGACGGTGCTGCTGGGCATGCACTACGACGCGGACAACGTCCTCACGCTGGAGGCCTGGCGCTTCCATCCGCCCCCGAAGGTGGACTCCGCGGTGCTGCGGCTCACCCGCCGCAAGTCGCCGCGCGCGCCCATCATCGACGAGGCCCGCTTCACCCGCGTGGTGAAGGCGTCCTTCGCGCACCGGCGCAAGACGCTCATCAACTCCATCAAGTCGGACCCGACGCTCGGGACGACGGAGACGCTCATCGCCGCCCTGGAGGCCGCGGGGGTGGATCCGCAGCGCCGCGCGGAGACGCTGACTCCCGAGGAGTTCGCCGCCATCGAGCGCGCGCTCGGCCCCGTGACGCCGGCTTCGGCCACGCCCGCGGAGTAGGGCGCCGCTAGCGTCCGCGCATGCCCAGTGCCTGGAGCAGGCCGCCTTGCTGCTCCAGGTAGGCGAAGAACTCGGCTTCGGGGATGCGCATCCGGGCGAGCACGCCGCGGAGGATGTCCTCCACGGTGCCGTCCTGCCGGCGCTTCAGCTCCATGGCCGTCTTGAGCAACACCACGCCATAGAGCGGATCCGGCTCCACGGGAGGTGTGGGCGCTCGCTGGGTGGGCGTGCTCTGGCGGGCCTCTTCCAGCCGCACCACTGTCTTCGCCCGCTGTCTGCCGCTCATGTCCGGAGACCACCCCGCGCACACGCCAAGAAGTCGCGCGGACCGTAGGAGATGCGTCTCGGAGCGTCAAGGGACGCGGGACGCCGTGGAAAATTGCCGGATTCCAGCGGCCGTGTTGTGTTATCCGCCCGCGTGCGTGGCCGCGCCTTCGCGCGATGTCT containing:
- the tsaD gene encoding tRNA (adenosine(37)-N6)-threonylcarbamoyltransferase complex transferase subunit TsaD, with the translated sequence MLVLGLETSCDETAAAVVEDGRRALSDVVSTQVDIHRRWGGVVPELASRNHIVQVLPVVHEALTRANKTLDDVDLIAVTSGPGLIGALLVGVQVAKGLSLATGKPFVGANHLEGHLLAIRLLEVAPEPPFLGLVVSGGHTSLYEVQAYGQYRLVGSTRDDAAGEAYDKTARILGLPYPGGQPIDQLAQQGNPEAIRFPRALPGDNFDVSFSGLKTAVLHHVQKHGVPQGQALADLCASFQEAVADVLSKKLVAAARRLGHKQLVLCGGVAANSRLRALCQARAEERGLNMFLPPVRLCTDNGAMIAVAGYEAYRRGLRGDFRLAADPAWRM
- the rsmA gene encoding 16S rRNA (adenine(1518)-N(6)/adenine(1519)-N(6))-dimethyltransferase RsmA; translated protein: MESPRDILKRHGLRAKYSWGQNFLGDEDALEAIADALNLRADEPVVELGPGLGHLTRFLAATGARVTAVERDRDMVMVLEKEAIPGVRVVSGNAATVDFAQVAGAPDVAVAGNLPYHLTSPILFRVLEQRAHVSRAVFTLQKEVVERLAAEPGNRDYGLLTVLLGMHYDADNVLTLEAWRFHPPPKVDSAVLRLTRRKSPRAPIIDEARFTRVVKASFAHRRKTLINSIKSDPTLGTTETLIAALEAAGVDPQRRAETLTPEEFAAIERALGPVTPASATPAE